GTAGCCGAGCACGTAGCCACTGACCACCCACTGCAGGGTGGAGGTGGAGAGGTGCAGGTCGTCACCGATCGAGGGGAGGGCGACGCCGACCATCGAGACGTCGAGGGCATCGAGGAACAGAGCGGCGCAGAGGACGATCAGGGTGCCCCAGAGGCGTGGGCTCCACTTGTCGTCGCCGTGGACGGACGGGGCGTCAGAAGGGTTGGCAGGAGCGCTGGTTGCCGAAGGCTCTCGGGCTGTGGTCATGGGGAAGACAGTACATGCATGTGCAATCAATGCAAGTCGATTTAATGCGCCCGCAGTAAATGCCGAGGCATGTGCTAGCGTGGGGCGCGTGTCAGAACTCGATGTCGCCGCCGACGAGGCGGCTTTGGTCGCCGGCTGGCGGGAGTTGTTGGCCCGCCACGCGGCCACCGCGTGCGCGCTCGACCGTGAGCTCGGTGAGCTGAACGGCCTGGGCATGAGTGAGTTCGAGGTGCTGGAGCGCCTGTTCGAGGACGAGCGTGGGTCCGATCGGGAGAAGCTCCGGGTGCAGGACCTCGCGCATCAGGTGCACCTGAGCCAGAGCGCGCTGTCCCGGCTGATCGGCCGGCTGGAGAAGGCCGGGCTGGTCGAGCGGGCGATGTGCGCGGCCGACCGTCGCGGCATCTACGTGATGCTCACCGAGGCCGGGCGGCAGCGGTACCGGGAGGCGCGGCCGGTGCACCGCGAGGTGCTCGCGCGGACGCTGACCGGGACGGCCTGCGTCGGCGGCGGGTCAGAGTAGAGCGTTCACTCCAGGCGCCACCGCCAGCAGCACGGCTGCCGCCGGAGCGGCGAGCGCCGCCACGGTGAGCCGCAGCCGGTGGTGGACGGGCAGTCGGGGCGCGCCCAGCAGCAGCCGGTCCACCCGGTGCGGGGACTGCGCCAGCTGCTGCGGCGGGCAGGAGCCGAAGACCGCGCGGCCGCTGTTGATCTCGACCAGCGCCAGCGCCGTGGTCACCCGACCGTGCCGCCGGGCGGCCCGGTCGTCGGCGGCCAGTTCCACCAACTCGCCCACCTGGTCCCGGAACGCGCTGAACACGCCCACTCCGGGAAACCCGCTGGCCAGCGCCTGCGCGGACTGCGCCAGCCAGTGGTGCCTGGCCCGGACGTGCCCGCGCTCGTGGCTGAGCACCGCCGCCAGCTCACGGTCGGTCAACTGCTGCAGCGCACCCGTGGTGACCACCAGCCGGGCGCCGGGGCCGGGCAGCGACCAGGCTTCGGGGCGGACGTTCTCCAGCACCACCAGCTGCTCCCCGGTCCGCCGGGGGAGTGCCAGCCCGCCCGGCAACTCCGGTGCTCGGTGCGCCAGTTCAGCGAAGCGGCGGTCACGCAGCGCGCGGGCCGCCAGCACCTCCCGGCCGAGCGACCAGGCCGTCCAGACCCCGCCGGCCGCGAGCAGCGCGGCGGCCAGCCGGCCCCAGCCCTCGGCGCCCGCCAGGCCGTACGCCGCCTCGACGCCGTGCGGGGCGCCGGTGAAGAGCAGGTCGCGCAGGGCGGGGAGGGCGGCCGAGGAGGCCAGCAGCAGGCTGAGCAGACAGCAGAGCAGGACGGCGATCACCAGACACTGCCAGGCGCAGAGCGCCAGCACGGGTTCGCGTTCGGTCCAGGGGGCCCGGGCCAGCAGCCGGGGCGCCACGGTGGATAGCAGGACGCCGAGCAGCAGCAGACCGATCAGAGCCGTCATGGCAGGTGCTCCCCCAGGCGGGCACGCGGGCGCGACCGTGCGCCTGGTTCCCAACCTACGCGCTCGGCGCGCCTCTTAGGAACGCCTGGCGCCGTGCCAGTGACCAAGCTCGCACGCCCGGGGGCGGTCTCCCGATTCCCGCCGGGCTCGCGGCGCGAATCGGGAGACCGCCCCCAGGCTCACATGGTCAGCAGCATCGCGAACATCCCGACGCCCATCGCCGTCCGGCAGGCCCGCGAGACGTCGGCCGGGCCGGCCACGGTCAGCTGCCCGCCGGGGGCCGAGAGCAGCCGGCTGCCCGTCCAGAGGGCGTACCCGCCGAAGTAGACGAGCAGGGCGCCGGTCACGGCCGGCAACCCCATCGAGCCGTGGTGGCCGCCGGCCGGGGCCAGCCCCATGTACGCCATCGCCAGCGCACCGACCCCGTGGTGCAGC
This genomic interval from Kitasatospora gansuensis contains the following:
- a CDS encoding MarR family winged helix-turn-helix transcriptional regulator; its protein translation is MSELDVAADEAALVAGWRELLARHAATACALDRELGELNGLGMSEFEVLERLFEDERGSDREKLRVQDLAHQVHLSQSALSRLIGRLEKAGLVERAMCAADRRGIYVMLTEAGRQRYREARPVHREVLARTLTGTACVGGGSE
- a CDS encoding M56 family metallopeptidase; amino-acid sequence: MTALIGLLLLGVLLSTVAPRLLARAPWTEREPVLALCAWQCLVIAVLLCCLLSLLLASSAALPALRDLLFTGAPHGVEAAYGLAGAEGWGRLAAALLAAGGVWTAWSLGREVLAARALRDRRFAELAHRAPELPGGLALPRRTGEQLVVLENVRPEAWSLPGPGARLVVTTGALQQLTDRELAAVLSHERGHVRARHHWLAQSAQALASGFPGVGVFSAFRDQVGELVELAADDRAARRHGRVTTALALVEINSGRAVFGSCPPQQLAQSPHRVDRLLLGAPRLPVHHRLRLTVAALAAPAAAVLLAVAPGVNALL